In the genome of Streptomyces aquilus, the window CGTTGACCCGGGACTCCTCGCCGGGCGCCGGCCTGCTGAACAGCACCTTGGCTCCGGCGTCGAGCGTGATCCGCTGCCGCTCCGGCACCGGAACCGCCAGCTCCAGCAGCCCCGCCAGCCCGGCGGACGTACCCCGCAGCAGATGCAGCCGCATGATCCCGGCCACGACCCGGCGCCGCTGCTCGGTGGTCCAGCCGGACCGCAGCTCGAACCCCAGCCAGCCGGCCAGCCAGGGGAGGAACTCCGCCGGGGTGCGGGCGGGATCGTAGAGGTCGGGCAGCGCGTCGATGGTGCTCATGACCGGGGTGCCGGGGGTGGCGACCCCGTCGTCGATGCCGTCGAGGAGTTTCTCGAAGGCCGACAGCAGGTCGCCCAGGTCCCGCGAGCGCAGGACCGACGGCAGGTGGTCGAGGTAGGTGCTCATTCCTCCGCCCCCGTGGCGTCGCAGGTGCCGAAGCAGACCAGTTCGTAGTCGGTGAGCTGCACCTGCGGGCCGTAGGCCGCCGGGAGCGGGAGGGGGCGGTGCAGGTCGTTGTTCCAGGCCTCGCCGGTCTGGTGGTACGGCGGTGGGGTCACCGGCCGCATCCGCAGGTCGGCGAGGTAGCCGATCTCGGTGTCCGGCTGGACCGCCTGGTACAGGTCGGGCAGATGGACGCTCTGCCCGACCTGCCAGCCCCGCCCGCCCGGGCCCCCGTACACCGGGTGCAGGAATCTGGCGACCCGCTCCTTCACCCGTGCCGTCTCCGCCGCCAGACCGCTGGTCAGATGCATGTCGACGGCACGCTTGAAGACCCGTACGTCGACCGTGACGTCGACGGGCAGATAGCGCGGCGGCTGCACCTCCAGGCGGGCGGTCACCTCGCGTCGCGGGTCCAGGGCGGCGATCACGTCGTGCACGAGGACGACCGGCGGCATCGGCTGCGGTTCGGCCGCCCCGAGGTCCGGGACCACGATGAGGTTCACATGACCGGGCGCGCGCAGGATCGAGGCGTACGTCCACGGGTCGCCCTTCAGCCACCTCGCCGACGGGCCGTCCCTCTCCTGCGTCCGGGGGGCCAGACAGCGCACGGTCGCGACCCCCGGCACCTGCCGGGCGAGGAACTCGTAGTCCTCCGCGGTGATCGCCCGGTCCCGGGTGCGCAACAACCGCGGTGCCCGTGCCTTGGTCTCCTCGATGGGCTCCTCGTCCAGCCCGCCGGTGCCGGGCACGAGGTTGGTCACCGAGACGATCCCGGGCACGCCCTCGGCGAGCGTGGTGACGGTGCCGGGCAGCACGTTGCCCGCGGCGCCCGTGGCGACGTACCGGTAGACGGCCGCGATGTCGGAGCCCTGCGGCGGCACGGACCCGACGGTGCCGAAGACGACCTCCCCGGTGACCGGGTCCAGGCGCACGGCCTTGTCCCGTCCCGGCTCCCGTTCCTCCGCGAGGGCCCAGCGCTCGCCGTCGACGAGGACGCGGACATGGTCGTAGGGGGAGTCCCCGCCCGGCTGCCGGTGGACGGGCCGGTTGCGCAGTTCGTACGTCTGGCGCGGGGCGCGTCCCGCCGTGCCGAGCGACTCGGGGACGTCCCGGCCGGCTGTCGGTGCGGTGGTCGCCGGGACGGTGCTGGGCAGGAGGTGCCGTACGCGGATCACGGCGTCCCGTGCGGGATCGCCGGGCTCGTTCGGGTTGGCCAGCTTCAGGCCGATCCAGCGGCGCGGCTTGCCCGGCTCCGGCTTCGGACCGGCCGCCGGGAACGGCCAGCCCGCCGGGTCGACGGCCGCCCACTGCGGGGCGGCGGGCAGGCGCAGCCGCACCTGGCCCGCCTGGGACAGGGCGCGGGTGGTGTCCTTTTCCACCGTGAGGGCCGGCCAGTTGGCGGGGTCGGTGCCGCCCGCCGAGAACACCCAGCTCACGGTCGCCGGTTCGCCGGAGGCGGGCCGGCCCGGCTCGCCGTAGACCTCGAGGCGTTCGACGGGCTGGGTGAAGGCGGGGTCGAAGCCGAGCAGGAGATAGCCGGTGCCGCCGTCGGGGACGCGGAGCTCCGCGCCGTCCGTGCCGCCGAGGAGGTCGGCGGTGCTGACGAGGTGGCGGACGGTCGTCGACAGCCCGGCGGGCAGGGCCAGGACCTCGGACTCCGTCTGGAAGACGACCGGTGCCTGGGACTCGCTGCCGGTGGTCTGGGCCCAGGTTCCGGCGGGCACGGTGGCGGTCTGGCCGGGCTGGGCGGTGAAGGTGAGGAGGGTGGCGGCGGGGAGGGCGGGCAGGCGGGTGATGCCGAGGAGGTTGAGGAAGGCGGTGTAGTTCTTCTCCGGGACCTGGTTGAGGCGGTAGATCAGGCCCTCGACGAGCCAGGCGAACAACTCGACCAGCGCGATGCCGGGGTCCGCCGGGCCGAGGTCGCTCCAGCGCGGGGCGTAGTGCTTGATCAGCTCCTGGGCCTCGGCCACCAGGTCCGCCCAGCGCCGGTCGTCCAGGTCCGGCGGGAGCGGCCGACCGCGCTCGGCGCTCATGAGGGCTGCTCCAGGGGGAAGGCCAGTGAGAGGGTCTGGCGGCCTTCGTCGCTCTTGATCCGGTAGGCGAGGTCGATGGTGAGGACGGCGGCTCGGGGGTCGTTGCCGACCGTGATCTCGGTGACCTCGATGCGTGGTTCCCAACGGGCCAGTGCCGAACTCACGTAGTGGCGGGCCAGGTTGGCGGTGGCCGGGGTGTTGGGCGCGAAGGCCAGGCTGTGCAGGTCGCAGCCGAAGTCCGGGCGCATGATCCGCTCCCCCGGCCGGGTGCCGAGGACGATCAGTACCGCCTGCCGTATCCGCTCGGCCCCCGAGGACTCGGCGAGCGCGCCGGTCGCGTCGAAGCCGACCGGGAAGGCCACGCCTTTGCCGTCCACGGTCATTCCCCCTTCAGACAGCTCTGGCCGGCGGTCGCCGACAATGCCCCGCCCGTCGGCGGGTCCTGGGGTGTGACGGGCGGGATGACCCCGTCGGTGGCGCCGGTGAACCCGTCGGTGGTGAGGACCGCGGCGACGCCGTTCACGGTCAGCAGGCCGCCGGAGGCGGAGACCGGCGGTACCACGTTCACGCAGGTCTTGGCGGCGGGCGGCTGGTTCGGCTTCGTGCAGCCGGCGACCGTGAGGCCCACGAAGTCCTCCCCGGTCACCACACTCTTGTCGTTGACCGTCAGCGGGTGCCGGGGTACAGGTTTCACGGTCCCTTGGTTCTGGCAGGTGAACGTGCTCGCCGTGGTCAGTACGTAGCCGCTCATACCGCCCCCCGCCTGCTGACGTCCATCGTGCCGCCCACCTTCACCTTGACGTTGACGGCGACGATCTCGACGTCCCCGCCCGCCGTGAAGGTGAGCGAGCTGCCCGACGTGTGCTCGACCACGATCTTCTCCATGCCCGGGGTGTCGTCGAGCGTGATGCTGTGCCCGGCCGGGGTCTTGATGCGGCGGACGAGGTTGACGCCGGGCGCGGCGGTCACCGGCTTGACGGTGGTCGTGGACCACAACGACCCGATGACGTAGGGCCTGTTGAAGTCGCCGTGTTCGAACGCCACCAGCACCTGGTCTCCGGCGCCCGGCAGGCAGAACATCCCCGCGTCCGACCCCGACATGGGGGTGGCGACGGGCGCCGCCACCACGTCCGGGATGTCGGAGAACCACGGGAACCGGATCGACACCTCGTACCGGCTGGGGTCCACCGCGACCACCTCCGCCACCACGACACCCTGCGGAGACTCGGGCCGGTCCGGCGGCGGGTCCTCCGACAGCGCCTTGCGCAGCAGCTGCGTCACATGCGCCCCGGCGCGCTGCGTCACCTCGAACTCGCTGCGAAACCCCCGGGAGTCGAGGGTGTGCACCACGCGCTTGAGCCGGTACATCCCGCTGAACCGCTTCCCCACGCCCCGCACCGACACGAACCGGCCCGCCCGCAGCTCGGGCAGTCCCCCGCAGGTGCCCGTGGCCTCGTACATGCCTTCGAGGAGCTGCTGGAGAAGGGATTTGGCGAGGGCGATCGCGTCCAGCGGGGTGGCCACCTGCCTGCCGCGTACGACCCGTCGCCCGAGCCCGGTGAGCGCCCCGAGGGCGGCGCTGCCGAGCCGTTCCAGCAGCGCGTCCAGGTCCAGCGCGGTCGCGCTCATCACGCCCACGACGCTCTGGGCGAGC includes:
- a CDS encoding baseplate J/gp47 family protein codes for the protein MSAERGRPLPPDLDDRRWADLVAEAQELIKHYAPRWSDLGPADPGIALVELFAWLVEGLIYRLNQVPEKNYTAFLNLLGITRLPALPAATLLTFTAQPGQTATVPAGTWAQTTGSESQAPVVFQTESEVLALPAGLSTTVRHLVSTADLLGGTDGAELRVPDGGTGYLLLGFDPAFTQPVERLEVYGEPGRPASGEPATVSWVFSAGGTDPANWPALTVEKDTTRALSQAGQVRLRLPAAPQWAAVDPAGWPFPAAGPKPEPGKPRRWIGLKLANPNEPGDPARDAVIRVRHLLPSTVPATTAPTAGRDVPESLGTAGRAPRQTYELRNRPVHRQPGGDSPYDHVRVLVDGERWALAEEREPGRDKAVRLDPVTGEVVFGTVGSVPPQGSDIAAVYRYVATGAAGNVLPGTVTTLAEGVPGIVSVTNLVPGTGGLDEEPIEETKARAPRLLRTRDRAITAEDYEFLARQVPGVATVRCLAPRTQERDGPSARWLKGDPWTYASILRAPGHVNLIVVPDLGAAEPQPMPPVVLVHDVIAALDPRREVTARLEVQPPRYLPVDVTVDVRVFKRAVDMHLTSGLAAETARVKERVARFLHPVYGGPGGRGWQVGQSVHLPDLYQAVQPDTEIGYLADLRMRPVTPPPYHQTGEAWNNDLHRPLPLPAAYGPQVQLTDYELVCFGTCDATGAEE
- a CDS encoding GPW/gp25 family protein: MDGKGVAFPVGFDATGALAESSGAERIRQAVLIVLGTRPGERIMRPDFGCDLHSLAFAPNTPATANLARHYVSSALARWEPRIEVTEITVGNDPRAAVLTIDLAYRIKSDEGRQTLSLAFPLEQPS
- a CDS encoding phage baseplate assembly protein V — translated: MDTFAPRAEIRISGVALAADVSRHLLSVRYDNSLELADMFTVVLDNSGHRFTDSPLFELGKNVEIHLGYGDRLTPMMLGEIASIEPDFPESGAPTFTVRGYDKSHRLRHEMPDRPAFRFSNDSAIAAQIALEAGLIPVVDPAPFSHSALHRASTDMALLKERAAANFFDVYVWWDKLYFRFPRPQTEAPVLEWGTNLSSFSPRVANSGMAGTQVVRGYSQELAQSVVGVMSATALDLDALLERLGSAALGALTGLGRRVVRGRQVATPLDAIALAKSLLQQLLEGMYEATGTCGGLPELRAGRFVSVRGVGKRFSGMYRLKRVVHTLDSRGFRSEFEVTQRAGAHVTQLLRKALSEDPPPDRPESPQGVVVAEVVAVDPSRYEVSIRFPWFSDIPDVVAAPVATPMSGSDAGMFCLPGAGDQVLVAFEHGDFNRPYVIGSLWSTTTVKPVTAAPGVNLVRRIKTPAGHSITLDDTPGMEKIVVEHTSGSSLTFTAGGDVEIVAVNVKVKVGGTMDVSRRGAV